Proteins encoded together in one Penicillium digitatum chromosome 1, complete sequence window:
- a CDS encoding Mitochondrial ATPase (Afg1), putative → MILRRLLEILMSHGVVLVTTSNRHPDDLYKNGIQRESFIPCINLLKTDLSVINLNSPTDYRKIPRPPAAVYHYPLGEDAQQHAQKWFEFLGDPINDPQHTDSQVVWGREIKVPRASGKAAQFTFQELIGSATGAADYLELVRHYDAFIVTDVPGMNHTQRDLARRFITFIDAVYESRAKLVLTTEVPLTNLFISETDVKKTLKGDSGDHSDLSDAMRNLMDDLGMSVQALKNTSIFSGDEERFAFARALSRLSEMGSKEWVERGLGLGNSPVQTKEERDAWQKTRSHWSEDNM, encoded by the exons ATGATCCTGCGACG CCTTCTCGAGATCCTCATGTCCCACGGCGTCGTCCTCGTCACCACATCTAACCGGCATCCTGACGACCTGTACAAAAACGGCATCCAGCGTGAATCCTTCATTCCATGCATCAACCTCCTCAAGACTGATCTGAGCGTCATCAACCTCAATTCCCCAACAGATTACCGCAAAATTCCCCGGCCCCCGGCTGCCGTCTACCACTACCCACTGGGTGAGGACGCACAGCAGCACGCGCAGAAGTGGTTCGAGTTCCTAGGCGACCCTATCAATGACCCCCAACACACAGACTCGCAGGTTGTCTGGGGCCGCGAAATCAAGGTTCCCCGTGCTAGCGGCAAGGCTGCGCAGTTCACCTTCCAGGAGCTCATCGGCTCGGCCACAGGTGCAGCTGACTACCTCGAGCTCGTCCGGCATTACGATGCGTTCATTGTCACGGACGTGCCGGGCATGAACCATACCCAGCGTGATCTGGCGAGACGTTTCATTACGTTCATCGATGCGGTATATGAAAGCAGG GCCAAACTAGTCCTCACGACCGAAGTCCCCCTCACAAACCTGTTCATCTCCGAAACCGACGTAAAGAAAACACTTAAAGGTGACAGCGGCGACCACTCAGATCTATCCGACGCAATGCGCAATTTAATGGATGACCTCGGTATGTCCGTGCAGGCGCTGAAGAACACGTCTATCTTTAGTGGCGACGAGGAGCGCTTTGCATTTGCGCGTGCGCTTTCCCGTCTTTCTGAAATGGGGAGCAAGGAGTGGGTGGAGCGCGGGTTGGGACTTGGAAACAGTCCTGTGCAGACTAAGGAGGAGCGCGACGCTTGGCAGAAGACGAGGAGTCATTGGAGTGAGGATAATATGTAG
- a CDS encoding Mitochondrial ATPase (Afg1), putative codes for MSSKRICPQLAVQSPKGRGLATVSDGDKNATASPQDGPMREYDVRVQEGRLRDDEYQRGIIQNLQDLFEALKDYNPPKVVHPKPESLDPQQKSSFFGSLFGGGTKKKEKSAIPDHLPKGLYMYGDVGCGKTMLMDLFFETLPPNIKDKTRIHFHNFMQDVHKRMHVVKMNGCALL; via the exons ATGTCCTCGAAGAGGATCTGCCCCCAGCTGGCTGTTCAATCGCCGAAGGGGCGGGGTCTGGCTACAGTCTCGGACGGCGATAAGAACGCCACCGCTTCGCCACAGGATGGGCCCATGAGGGAATATGATGTGCGCGTGCAGGAGGGGAGACTGAGGGATGATGAGTATCAGAGAG GGATTATCCAAAATCTACAGGACCTCTTTGAAGCGCTGAAAGATTACAATCCGCCCAAGGTTGTTCACCCCAAGCCTGAGTCTCTGGACCCTCAGCAAAAGTCTTCCTTCTTCGGGTCTCTGTTCGGCGGTGgcacgaagaagaaggaaaagtcAGCTATCCCCGATCACCTTCCGAAGGGATTGTACATGTATGGCGATGTCGGGTGTGGCAAGACGATGTTGATGGATTTGTTCTTCGAAACGCTCCCGCCGAATATCAAGGATAAGACGCGCATTCACTTCCACAATTTCATGCAGGACGTACATAAGCGCATGCACGTGGTGAAGATGAA CGGGTGTGCTTTGCTTTGA
- a CDS encoding Protein kinase activator Bem1, putative gives MKAFRRSLKGEKEPKHHHISITPKSAIAILPPKKVIKALYDYQPELGTSQELAFSKGDFFHVISREDDSDWYEACNPLIPSARGLVPVSFFEVIGKNERDSGGSGDLAKDHYDSGFSDRGFSQDSPITNNGAFRMSALKGQGAMVYGIVQYDFQAERPDELDAKAGEAIIVIAQSNPEWFVAKPIGRLGGPGLIPVSFIELRDMQSGQAVADPLDAVRRAGVPKVEEWKKMTAEYKNSSITLGKIDPGHGGSTSGMENMSMSRQSQMSQNGNVYEHQRNASKGTLSQVPMSQQGSQLLIPVSAYIPRYCFDNDKYWYIIEAKMEDGRCWELSRYYHDFYDFQIALLTQFEDEAGNRGRGRTLPFMPGPVTHVTDAISNGRRQNLDEYIKKLLSMPPHISRCQLVCELFSPREGDFEIDPEAFGEDARFSDGSQHSVGVDPQQTVSRQSSQQQINASVEQVSQQRASAPPPHANGGPPPVNRQTSSIAQAPGTSANSAMKVKVFFQDDLIAIRIPSGVSMQHLKDKLCDRLKIQDDIIVQYRDESSGSYVDLFTDQDLDNAMQRNTKLTLFVSVA, from the exons ATGAAG GCCTTTAGGCGGTCCTTGAAGGGGGAGAAAGAACCCAAACATCACCACATCTCTATTACACCCAAGTCCGCTATTGCGATATTACCCCCGAAAAAA GTAATCAAAGCGCTTTACGACTACCAACCCGAGCTGGGAACCTCGCAGGAATTGGCATTCAGCAAGGGAGATTTCTTTCACGTTATAAGCAGGGAGGACGATTCGGATTGGTACGAAGCGTGCAATCCGCTGATCCCTAGTGCTAGGGGGCTTGTACCCGTCTCCTTTTTTGAGGTTATCGGCAAAAACGAGAGGGATAGTGGGGGTTCCGGCGACCTGGCCAAGGACCACTACGATTCCGGGTTCTCCGACCGCGGTTTTTCCCAAGATTCTCCCATCACCAATAACGGCGCATTCAGAATGTCTGCACTCAAGGGCCAAGGCGCCATGGTTTACGGAATTGTTCAGTACGATTTTCAGGCGGAGCGACCCGATGAATTAGATGCGAAGGCGGGCGAAGCTATTATCGTCATCGCTCAATCTAACCCGGAGTGGTTTGTCGCCAAACCCATCGGCCGTCTCGGTGGCCCAGGCTTGATCCCCGTCTCTTTCATCGAATTGCGTGATATGCAAAGCGGACAGGCTGTGGCCGACCCGCTTGATGCCGTGCGACGCGCCGGTGTTCCCAAGGTTgaagaatggaagaagatgacggcAGAATACAAGAATAGCAGTATCACATTGGGCAAAATCGACCCTGGTCACGGCGGTAGCACTTCGGGTATGGAAAACATGTCCATGAGCCGCCAGAGTCAAATGAGTCAAAATGGCAATGTTTAT GAGCACCAACGTAATGCCAGCAAGGGAACTTTGTCACAAGTGCCCATGTCGCAACAGGGCTCTCAGCTTCTCATCCCCGTCTCTGCCTACATTCCGCGCTACTGTTTCGACAACGATAAGTATTGGTACATCATCGAGGCGAAGATGGAAGACGGTCGCTGCTGGGAGCTGTCGCGTTACTACCACGATTTCTACGACTTCCAGATCGCCCTTCTGACTCAATTTGAAGACGAAGCTGGCAACCGTGGCCGTGGACGAACCCTCCCTTTCATGCCGGGTCCCGTCACCCACGTCACAGACGCAATTTCCAATGGTCGACGACAGAACTTGGACGAATACATCAAGAAGCTCCTGTCTATGCCCCCGCATATCTCGCGTTGTCAACTCGTGTGCGAACTCTTCTCGCCCAGAGAAGGCGACTTCGAAATCGACCCTGAAGCGTTTGGCGAGGACGCCCGGTTCTCGGATGGATCTCAACACTCCGTTGGCGTGGATCCCCAACAAACCGTGTCGCGCCAGTCTTCGCAGCAGCAAATCAACGCGTCTGTGGAGCAAGTATCTCAGCAGCGTGCCTCGGCGCCCCCGCCACATGCCAATGGTGGCCCGCCGCCTGTGAATCGTCAAACCAGTTCCATCGCTCAGGCCCCTGGCACATCAGCCAACAGCGCCATGAAGGTCAAGGTGTTCTTCCAGGATGACCTGATTGCGATCCGCATCCCATCTGGCGTGAGCATGCAGCACCTCAAGGACAAGCTATGCGACCGGTTGAAGATCCAGGACGACATTATTGTGCAGTACCGTGACGAATCCTCTGGCTCCTACGTCGATCTCTTCACAGATCAGGATCTGGATAACGCCATGCAGCGGAACACCAAGCTGACTCTCTTCGTCAGCGTTGCATAA
- a CDS encoding SAC3/GANP/Nin1/mts3/eIF-3 p25 produces the protein MSSSVPPWRSTAPGTISSAFPPVAAPAYTPVQARRSLAHHTKPTNGTVPPQTTQSASPDTEARARVEFPPPVRSYVQRCFAPENQVSSVSIPEMQEKLRHVITEAAQNDKLGLIDWERLPLPQTMVQNERNKVLANPSSSNWASSHPASPGDATRKRKSTDGHHSETGSPPWRKANRNRFEDRVTHPTTEKKPRITLDQSSKSKANLEMRRKRFEGVGASGKSPSSPAGSPMHAVDADQGPVVGRCQTLEKNYFRLTSAPNPDSVRPLPVLKKALDLLKRKWKHDSNYGYICDQFKSLRQDLTVQRIRNEFTVIVYEIHARIALEKGDLGEYNQCQTQLRVLYAQQLGGHPTEFKAYRILYFIYTRNWTAMNDALADVTAEDKKDLAVKHALDVRSALALGNYHRFFQLYLDTPNMGAYLMDMFVDRERLSALATMCRAYKPDVNIRFITEELGFESDEQTARFVLDNSSEELLEERNGAVRLLTGKAGSLFDQAKAAAHRVVDIKGQI, from the exons ATGAGTTCCAGTGTACCACCTTGGCGCTCTACCGCCCCAGGCACGATTTCTAGTGCATTTCCTCCAGTTG CGGCTCCGGCATACACTCCAGTCCAAGCGCGTCGTAGCCTCGCCCATCATACAAAGCCAACCAATGGAACCGTTCCTCCCCAAACCACCCAGTCGGCATCACCGGATACAGAAGCCCGGGCGCGAGTGGAGTTCCCACCACCCGTACGCTCATATGTGCAACGCTGCTTTGCTCCCGAAAACCAAGTTTCAAGCGTGAGCATTCCCGAAATGCAGGAGAAGTTGAGGCACGTCATTACGGAAGCAGCCCAGAATGACAAGTTGGGATTGATTGACTGGGAAAGGCTACCTTTGCCTCAAACCATGGTGCAAAACGAACGCAACAAGGTCCTGGCCAACCCCAGCTCTTCAAACTGGGCTTCCAGTCACCCAGCTTCTCCCGGGGATGCCACACGGAAGCGAAAGTCAACTGATGGCCATCATTCGGAAACTGGATCGCCGCCATGGAGAAAAGCTAACCGCAATCGTTTTGAAGATCGAGTTACTCACCCTACCACAGAAAAAAAGCCACGCATAACACTGGACCAGTCTAGTAAGTCCAAAGCTAATTTGGAGATGAGGAGAAAGCGTTTTGAGGGAGTAGGGGCCAGCGGGAAgtctccctcttctcccgCAGGGTCGCCGATGCATGCTGTGGACGCGGATCAAGGCCCCGTTGTCGGGCGATGCCAAACATTAGAGAAGAACTACTTCCGATTGACCTCTGCTCCCAACCCGGACAGTGTTCGTCCTCTGCCAGTCTTGAAAAAGGCCTTGGATTTATTGAAGAGAAAATGGAAGCACGATAGCAACTATGGTTATATCTGTGACCAGTTCAAGTCTCTGCGTCAAGACCTAACGGTCCAGCGCATTCGAAATGAATTCACTGTCATTGTCTACGAAATCCACGCACGTATCGCCTTGGAAAAGGGGGATCTTGGTGAGTACAACCAGTGCCAGACCCAGCTACGAGTGCTCTATGCCCAGCAGCTGGGAGGACACCCAACAGAATTCAAGGCCTATCGTATTCTCTATTTCATTTACACGCGAAACTGGACAGCGATGAACGATGCACTAGCCGATGTGACTGCAGAAGATAAGAAAGACCTGGCCGTGAAGCATGCCCTGGATGTCCGCTCTGCCCTTGCACTCGGGAACTACCATCGTTTCTTCCAGCTGTACCTTGATACGCCGAATATGGGAGCCTACCTTATGGATATGTTTGTTGATCGTGAGCGGTTGAGTGCTCTTGCAACCATGTGTAGAGC ATACAAGCCAGATGTCAACATCCGATTTATCACAGAAGAGCTTGGATTCGAGTCCGATGAGCAGACCGCACGTTTTGTTCTAGACAACTCCTCCGAAGAGCTGCTGGAGGAGAGGAACGGAGCTGTAAGGCTGCTGACGGGCAAAGCAGGCTCGTTGTTCGATCAAGCCAAAGCAGCCGCCCACCGTGTCGTCGATATCAAAGGCCAGATCTAA